The genomic segment TGCCATTGGGCTGGACGGTCAGCTGGGTGGCGTGGTGCCGCAGGGCTGCGGCGACGACGGGAAGCGTCTCGGGAAGGTCGAACCACTGGACCTCGACGGGCTCGGGCGTCGGGGTTTCCGAGTCCTCGTTTCCCGAGTCCACCGCAATCCCGTTCCCCGAGCCTGTCGAGGGGCTGTGGCGTATCTCGGCAAAGCGCACCCCCGCCTGACGTGCCGCTTCGCGCGCCACCTCGTGCATCCGTACATGGTCCGGGTGCCCGTAGCCGCCATTGGCGTCATAGCTGACCATCAGGTCCGGCTGCCACCGTTCGATCAGCGCGACGAGGTCTGCCGTGCACTCCTCGGGGGCGGCGAAGGTGAAGCTGCGCTCGTCGGTGGCGTCGGCGGGGCCGGCCAGCCCGGGGAGGATCCATTCCATGCCGGAATCGCGGTAGAGCCGAGTGGGCAGCCCCGCGGCACGTGCCGGAGCGGTACCCAGGAAGGCGTGCCGTTCGACGCCCAGCTCGCGCAGTGCGCCGGCCAGCTCACCGATCCGGTGCTCCTCCAGTTCCGGCGTACCGGCCAGGTGGGACAGCGGCCCCTCGACCACCTCGCCCATCTCCCCGCGGGTCGCGGTCGCCAGGTCACAGGCGATGCCACGGGAGACCAGGTGGGTGATCAGCGCGCCGGTGGACAGCGTCTCGTCGTCGGGATGTGCGTGGCAGAACAGGACGCGTCGCACGCCGTCGAGCAGTGATGCGGTTGCGACGGGCTCTTCCGCCACCCCGCGCGTGGCGGGTCCGTTCGCGAGCAGCGCGACGTACTGCTCCTCAAGCTGCCGGGCGACGTCGTCCCAGCCGAAGGTCAGCGCCCGCTCCCGTCCTGCGCGGCCCATGGTGCACAGCCGTTCCGGATCCTCGAGCAGTTCGGTCAGTACCCGGGTCCAGGCTTCGGCGGTGCGTTCGGCCACCAGTACGCCGGTGACGCCGTCGTCGACCACTTCGCGCAGGCCGCCGGAATCGGCGCTGACCACGGGGACGCCGGAGGCCTGCGCCTCCATCGCGATCAGCCCGAAGGTCTCGGAGAAGGACGGCACCAGCACCGCTCGCGCGCCGCGCAACAGGCGGGCCAGGTCCTCCCGGGACTGCGATCCCAGCCAGCAGGTCTGGTGCGCGATGCCCAGGTTCTGGGAGAGGTCGATCAGCTCGTCGCGGTAGCTGGCGAAGTCCTGGCTGGCCTCGCCCGCGATCACCAGGGTTGGGCGGATCTCCTCGGGAAGCCCTGCCACCGCCACCAGCGCCAGGTCAGGGGCCTTGAGTGGCTGCAGCCGGGCGGCGAAGAGCAGGTAGCCGTTGGGGTTGGGCTGCACGCACACCGACCCGAACTGGCGCGGTTCATCGGGGCTGTTCTGCTCCGGATTCCACGGACGGCAGTGCCCGTCCAGCGGATGGAAGAGCTCGGTGTCGACGCCGGGATGCACCACGACGACGCGTGATGGATCCGCGCCGCAGCGCTCGACGATCGTCGACGCCTCGTACTGGCTGACGGCGACCACCAGGTCCGACTGGCTGGCGATCAACCGCTCACCGGCATTGCGGCCGGGAGACTCGGGCGGCTCTCCCTCGCTCAACGGGTCACCGGGCAGCGCGGCCACCGAGTGGAAGCTCTGCACGTGCGGTACACCCCATTGCTGCGCGACGGGCAGTGCCGCCACTCCGCTCATCCAGTGCTGCGAATGCACGACCTCGTAGGGTTCCAGCTGGGCCAAGGCTCGGGAGAAGCCCTCGATCCACTCCTCCTGGGCGCTCTTGGCCAGGGCTTCGGTGGGGCCGGCGGTCAGCTGTTGGACAGTGACCCCGGGGTGGATCTCCACCACGTCGGGCAGTTCGGTGTTGTCCCTGCGTGTGACCAGCTCTACGACGTGGCCGCGGTCGGCCAGCGCCTTGGCCTGGTGCACCTCGACGACATTCATGCCACCGGCATCCTTGGAGCCGGGGGAGTCGAGCGGCGAGGTGTGCAGCGAGATGAAACCGATGCGTGCCATGCAGGGAACCTAGCAGGCGACACCGACAAGATTCCCGTCGCCCGAGGATCCCTATGCCGGGGCGATGGTGACCAGGCTGATCTGGGACTGGTCGAACAGGCGCAGGGGGGCGGTCTGGCCCACTCCGGAGTCAATCCACAGCTTCGAGGTGCCCACGTCGAACAGCCCCTTGTCATAGTGCGGGAACCAGCCCTGCCCCGGCGCGATGATGCCGCCGATGCCGGGAATGCGCACCTGCCCGCCATGGGTGTGCCCGCAGATGGCCAGGTCCGCAGGGCTCTTGGCCAGGTCGGGATGGATCTCCGGGGAATGGGTCAGGACCAGCCGGTAGGCATCCTCGCGGGTGGCCGCCATGGCCTCGGTCAGGTCTCCGTGCTCGGTGTAGTAGTCGTCGGTGCCGATGACGTCGAGCTTCCCCCAGGCTCCGTCGAGGCGTTCGTGCCGGTTCAGCAGGACCGTTACCTTGTTGCCTTCCAGCATGTCCAGCACGGCGGGGTAGTGGTCGCCCCAGTGGTCGTGGTTGCCGGGGACGGCGTAGACCGGGATGCCGGTGGCGACGAGCTTGGCGAACCAGGCGTCGACGCGGGACATGTCCGTGGTGGTGGTGTTCACGAAGTCACCGGTGACGGCGATCAGGTCCGGCTCCTGTTCCTGCGCCATCCGGATCACGTCGTCGCGCTGCGGGGTGAAGCGCAGTGTGTGCAGGTCCGTGATCTGCAGGACCTTGAGCGGGCGGCCGGTGACCTTGGTGCTGGTGAGCTCCAGCCGCTCCAGCTTCGTGTGGGTCACCTCGTACCAGCTCATGCCGACGACGACGGCCAACAGCACCACGCCGGTCAGCAGGAGTCGCAGCAGCCATCGCCATGGACGACGGGGACGACGGGCCGGGGACTGTGCGCTGCTCACATCGGCAAGAGTATGCGGCGCCCGGCAGTGGTGGATCGCCCTGAGGTCCCCGAACGCGGTGAAGGCCCCCGACCGTGGTCGGAGGCCTTGTGCTTGGAGCGGGCGCCGGGAATTGCACCAAGCTCTCCCACCAGGAAGGTGGGTGTTCTGCTACTGAACTACACCCGCAAGGCCTTCAACTCTACCGGCTGGAGGCGGACACGGCGAATCTGACGGGCCGTGGCCGCGCTCAGCCGGACAGCAGGGTGGCCGCGGTCTGCCCGTCGGTGACCAGCACGTCGAGGTGGTGCCCGCGCAGGGCTCCCCGGATCGCCTCCACCTTCTCGGGCCCGTAGGCGACGCCGACGACGGTGCTGATGCCGGAGAGCTGGTTCAGGGGGACGGCCATGGTCCGACGGCACATCTCCGTCTCGATGTGGTCCCCCGATCTGGTGAAGTGGTGTCCGCGCACGTGGCCCACGGCGCCGCGTGAGGCGAGCTCACGGATCATCGCCGGTGTCTGCCAGCTGTCGAAGATGGAGCCCGAGGTGGTGCCGTCGAAGGCCCCGATCCCCGTCAGGGCTCCGTCCGCGTGCCCGGCCAGCGCCAGTGCGGTGGCCACCGGGACTCGTGCCGTAGCGCCACCGCAAGGCGCTGGTCGGTGACCACGAGGGTGGCCGGCATCAGGCGGTAGTCGCAGTCCAGGACCTCGGCCAGCCGACTGCCCCGCGCGCTGATGGGCACATGATCGGCGGCGACACGGTCAAGCAGAACGTCACGACCGACGCGGTCCGGCCGGCCTTCCGCTTCTTCGCGGGCTTCCTGGCGGTGGGAGCGGTCATCTACCTCGCGGCAAAGGAGACCCGGGGCAGGGCGCTCGAGGACATCTGATCCACATCGACAAGGAAGGCCTCGCCGCGATTGCGGCGAGGCCTTCCTGTCTGCGTGTGGTGGACCGCACCGTCGTCGCGCCGGTCACCCGTCCGGTGGATGGGGTAGGAGCACCCGGCCGGCCCCCCACGAACCGGACCGGGCACTCACATCTGGGGGACTCAGATCGCCTTCACTGCGGCGAAGGAGTCGAGCTGGCCGAAACCGGTGCAGCTGTTGGAGCGGACGGTACCGCGGCACTCGCGTCCGATGGTGCGCACCGGCACGGCCTTCGTCGTGCGCTTGAGGGTCTTCACCAGGGTCGCATTGCTGGCCGCCGGCCGCCGCGACTTCATCAGCGCCAGGGTCCCGGCCACCTGGGGGGCGGCCTGCGAGGTTCCGCTGCGACGCTCGAAGCGGCGGCCCACCGCATCCGACAGGATCTGCTCGCCGGGTGCGGCGATGTCGGTCATGCTGCGGCCGTGGCTGGCGAACTCACTCAACCCGCCCTTCGCATTCACCGACGTGACGTGCACGACATTCCTGCTGACCGAGATGGGGTCCTGGCAGCTCTCGCCGCGCTGCCAGCTGATGTCGGCGCCGGAATTGCCCGTCGACGAGACATTGACGACGCGACGGCCCGCCGCGTAGTCGATGGCGCGGCGCACGGAGGTCATGGCCGGGGAGGCAATCTGCAGGTCTCCGCACCACAGGTCGAACATGTTCAGCGACGCATTGGTGACGGCCAGCTGCCGGGCGCCCGCCCACATGTAGGCACACACGATGTATTCGGGGTAGCTCTCGCCGATGGAGTTGACCACCTTGAGTGACGCGACGCGCACGCCGGGGGCAACGCCCGTGACTCCGTAGCCATTGCGTGCCGCGGCGATGGTGCCGGCGACGTGGGTTCCGTGGGAGTCCTTGCCGCGCCAGGCGCCTGCGGCGGTGTTCGGGCGTCCGAAGTTCGTGCAGTCGACGGAATCCGCCCGGCTGAAGTTCCTGGCCAGGTCCGGGTGGCGGTCGTCGACGCCGGTGTCGATCACGCCGACGACCACGTGGCTGGATCCCGGAGTCACGGCATGCGCCTTGGTCGCGCGGTCCACCGTCAGGTGGGACTGCTGGCGGGCCATCGGGTCGGTCTTGCCGACGCGCGTCGCGGTGGCGGTGACGCGGCGGCCGGGTGCGGAGACGGTGACCGGCTTGCCGACGGTGACCCGCTCGGTGGCGGAGATCCCGCGGGCGTCGCCGGCGGACAGCACGGCCCTGCTGCGCTGGGCCTTGAGACGGTTCAGGTAACCGGGGCGGGTGGAGCGCACGACGATGACGCCGATCTGCGGCCAGCTCTGCACCACCTGGCCACCGGCCTTCACAGCGGCGGCCTGTGCGGCCTTCGTCTGGCCCGGGGTGCGAGCGTTGACCAGGTAGGAGCGGGGCGCCGATGCGGCCTCGGCCTGTCCGGTGGAACCGGGCAGGCCGAGCGCACAAGCGCTCGCCATGATCGTGGCGAGTGCGGTGGCCAGGGCCCGGAACGAACCGGCGTGGCGGAAGCTGACAGACATCGTGATGACCCCTTCGAAGACACCACCATCAAACCCCGGCCGGAGGGCTCTTCTCGACCAGATCCGTTGACAATTGGAGAAGGGTTCACTGAGACATCTTCAGGGTGCTGGCCGGGGGCACGGAAGGAGGGGGCGGCCACCCGAGCCACCCCCTCCACAACCAGCCG from the Luteococcus japonicus genome contains:
- a CDS encoding glycosyltransferase produces the protein MARIGFISLHTSPLDSPGSKDAGGMNVVEVHQAKALADRGHVVELVTRRDNTELPDVVEIHPGVTVQQLTAGPTEALAKSAQEEWIEGFSRALAQLEPYEVVHSQHWMSGVAALPVAQQWGVPHVQSFHSVAALPGDPLSEGEPPESPGRNAGERLIASQSDLVVAVSQYEASTIVERCGADPSRVVVVHPGVDTELFHPLDGHCRPWNPEQNSPDEPRQFGSVCVQPNPNGYLLFAARLQPLKAPDLALVAVAGLPEEIRPTLVIAGEASQDFASYRDELIDLSQNLGIAHQTCWLGSQSREDLARLLRGARAVLVPSFSETFGLIAMEAQASGVPVVSADSGGLREVVDDGVTGVLVAERTAEAWTRVLTELLEDPERLCTMGRAGRERALTFGWDDVARQLEEQYVALLANGPATRGVAEEPVATASLLDGVRRVLFCHAHPDDETLSTGALITHLVSRGIACDLATATRGEMGEVVEGPLSHLAGTPELEEHRIGELAGALRELGVERHAFLGTAPARAAGLPTRLYRDSGMEWILPGLAGPADATDERSFTFAAPEECTADLVALIERWQPDLMVSYDANGGYGHPDHVRMHEVAREAARQAGVRFAEIRHSPSTGSGNGIAVDSGNEDSETPTPEPVEVQWFDLPETLPVVAAALRHHATQLTVQPNGTEVVHSGGQLEQIVTSVGLARG
- a CDS encoding metallophosphoesterase; protein product: MSSAQSPARRPRRPWRWLLRLLLTGVVLLAVVVGMSWYEVTHTKLERLELTSTKVTGRPLKVLQITDLHTLRFTPQRDDVIRMAQEQEPDLIAVTGDFVNTTTTDMSRVDAWFAKLVATGIPVYAVPGNHDHWGDHYPAVLDMLEGNKVTVLLNRHERLDGAWGKLDVIGTDDYYTEHGDLTEAMAATREDAYRLVLTHSPEIHPDLAKSPADLAICGHTHGGQVRIPGIGGIIAPGQGWFPHYDKGLFDVGTSKLWIDSGVGQTAPLRLFDQSQISLVTIAPA
- a CDS encoding sugar-binding domain-containing protein, which codes for MATALALAGHADGALTGIGAFDGTTSGSIFDSWQTPAMIRELASRGAVGHVRGHHFTRSGDHIETEMCRRTMAVPLNQLSGISTVVGVAYGPEKVEAIRGALRGHHLDVLVTDGQTAATLLSG
- a CDS encoding S8 family serine peptidase, which gives rise to MSVSFRHAGSFRALATALATIMASACALGLPGSTGQAEAASAPRSYLVNARTPGQTKAAQAAAVKAGGQVVQSWPQIGVIVVRSTRPGYLNRLKAQRSRAVLSAGDARGISATERVTVGKPVTVSAPGRRVTATATRVGKTDPMARQQSHLTVDRATKAHAVTPGSSHVVVGVIDTGVDDRHPDLARNFSRADSVDCTNFGRPNTAAGAWRGKDSHGTHVAGTIAAARNGYGVTGVAPGVRVASLKVVNSIGESYPEYIVCAYMWAGARQLAVTNASLNMFDLWCGDLQIASPAMTSVRRAIDYAAGRRVVNVSSTGNSGADISWQRGESCQDPISVSRNVVHVTSVNAKGGLSEFASHGRSMTDIAAPGEQILSDAVGRRFERRSGTSQAAPQVAGTLALMKSRRPAASNATLVKTLKRTTKAVPVRTIGRECRGTVRSNSCTGFGQLDSFAAVKAI